From a region of the Deltaproteobacteria bacterium genome:
- a CDS encoding DNA gyrase inhibitor YacG, with protein sequence MDAMPRSVRCPICHQECAWDDNPARPFCSERCRMIDLGNWLGERYRVPGAQAGDESEGGSGTDDE encoded by the coding sequence ATAGACGCCATGCCGCGGAGCGTGCGCTGCCCGATTTGCCACCAGGAGTGTGCGTGGGACGACAACCCCGCGCGCCCGTTCTGCTCGGAGCGCTGTCGCATGATCGATCTGGGCAACTGGTTGGGCGAGCGCTATCGCGTTCCCGGTGCGCAGGCGGGCGACGAGTCGGAGGGCGGCTCCGGAACCGACGATGAGTGA